In Phaseolus vulgaris cultivar G19833 chromosome 10, P. vulgaris v2.0, whole genome shotgun sequence, a single genomic region encodes these proteins:
- the LOC137819352 gene encoding uncharacterized protein isoform X3, with product MVLLSLGLKKVDGLKPIADELGVPLSQLAIAWCAANSNVSSIICGATKESQLHNHPTSQLHNHHSNRSWEECLLGYEESSSSKHLTVPLTIFLFLVQWRMEVLKGLWIHV from the exons AAGGTTGATGGACTGAAGCCAATTGCTGATGAGCTTGGTGTTCCACTATCACAACTTGCGATTGCATGGTGTGCTGCTAATTCCAATGTTTCTTCTATTATTTGTGGTGCTACAAAGGAGTCTCAG CTTCACAATCATCCAACTTCACAACTTCACAACCATCACTCCAA TCGATCTTGGGAGGAGTGTCTTTTGGGATATGAAGAATCGTCTTCCTCGAAGCATCTCACTGTCCCACTCACCATCTTCTTGTTTTTGGT GCAATGGAGGATGGAAGTTTTGAAGGGCTTGTGGATCCACGTTTAG
- the LOC137819352 gene encoding uncharacterized protein isoform X2, translating to MVLLSLGLKVDGLKPIADELGVPLSQLAIAWCAANSNVSSIICGATKESQLHNHPTSQLHNHHSNRSWEECLLGYEESSSSKHLTVPLTIFLFLVLQVCTLQRQWRMEVLKGLWIHV from the exons GTTGATGGACTGAAGCCAATTGCTGATGAGCTTGGTGTTCCACTATCACAACTTGCGATTGCATGGTGTGCTGCTAATTCCAATGTTTCTTCTATTATTTGTGGTGCTACAAAGGAGTCTCAG CTTCACAATCATCCAACTTCACAACTTCACAACCATCACTCCAA TCGATCTTGGGAGGAGTGTCTTTTGGGATATGAAGAATCGTCTTCCTCGAAGCATCTCACTGTCCCACTCACCATCTTCTTGTTTTTGGT ATTACAAGTCTGCACATTACAAAGGCAATGGAGGATGGAAGTTTTGAAGGGCTTGTGGATCCACGTTTAG
- the LOC137819352 gene encoding uncharacterized protein isoform X1 has translation MVLLSLGLKKVDGLKPIADELGVPLSQLAIAWCAANSNVSSIICGATKESQLHNHPTSQLHNHHSNRSWEECLLGYEESSSSKHLTVPLTIFLFLVLQVCTLQRQWRMEVLKGLWIHV, from the exons AAGGTTGATGGACTGAAGCCAATTGCTGATGAGCTTGGTGTTCCACTATCACAACTTGCGATTGCATGGTGTGCTGCTAATTCCAATGTTTCTTCTATTATTTGTGGTGCTACAAAGGAGTCTCAG CTTCACAATCATCCAACTTCACAACTTCACAACCATCACTCCAA TCGATCTTGGGAGGAGTGTCTTTTGGGATATGAAGAATCGTCTTCCTCGAAGCATCTCACTGTCCCACTCACCATCTTCTTGTTTTTGGT ATTACAAGTCTGCACATTACAAAGGCAATGGAGGATGGAAGTTTTGAAGGGCTTGTGGATCCACGTTTAG